In one Fusarium keratoplasticum isolate Fu6.1 chromosome 5, whole genome shotgun sequence genomic region, the following are encoded:
- a CDS encoding D-aminoacyl-tRNA deacylase → MKVILQRVLSASVTVDKEMISSIGKGVLAFAAVAPGDTEKEADLMAAKVLRMKLWDDDEGGKWKRSVADIEGEVLCVSQFTLLASTKKGAKPDFHGAANPEEARRLYHYFVQKVRVGYQEERVKDGQFQAMMEVALVNDGPVTLELKNGAKTD, encoded by the exons ATGAAGG TCATCCTGCAGCGTGTGCTGTCGGCGTCCGTGACGGTGGACAAGGAGATGATCTCGTCCATCGGCAAGGGAGTCCTCGCCTTTGCCGCCGTGGCCCCCGGGGAcacggagaaggaggccgaccTGATGGCGGCCAAGGTCCTCCGGATGAAGCTCtgggacgacgacgagggagGCAAG TGGAAGCGCAGCGTAGCTGACATTGAGGGCGAGGTCCTGTGTG TGTCGCAGTTTACTTTGCTGGCCAGCACCAAGAAGGGCGCCAAGCCCGATTTTCACGGCGCGGCCAACCCGGAGGAGGCGCGGCGGCTCTACCACTACTTTGTGCAAAAGGTGCGAGTCGGGTACCAGGAGGAGAGGGTCAAGGACGGGCAGTtccaggccatgatggaaGTGGCTCTCGTCAACGACGGACCG GTTACTCTAGAGCTGAAGAACGGCGCCAAGACCGATTAA